From Hydractinia symbiolongicarpus strain clone_291-10 chromosome 12, HSymV2.1, whole genome shotgun sequence, one genomic window encodes:
- the LOC130622624 gene encoding general transcription factor 3C polypeptide 5-like — translation MVDSSSSSGSETKFSKVQTKQLLCIQYPGFIKNVDKMLETIGGEEKLSKTYYSTKCRLQLTYRPEDLNSHHVCGDLIPCTGVLMKVRRRKKPGTDEYEFQQEIVGVVKERYEFKTLMDYQYLTPKPMWNYYKSLHGCELGQQNFPPYLAPPTFGRIDTCGSYNYRPDPLGISTQSLTGNITEDFRNNTDEGTGYARKRRQAESMAALFDINTVPLAPTKNASVMLEKLKNSPDCCAVDKAKELFDARPIWSKLSVSCQLDVSNEHLKKIIQFYGFYWLSGPWRTMWCRMGYDPRNDPKAKIYQMLDFRVRDSKESKRSYKMLVPRRSYKNYIPRNLQSRNLSLGSSVLAVAEQPADDANIDKEPYVFSPNKMLSSRNMMFQLCDIHDEEVQKIIHENDGLETCDEKEGWFPPGTMNRIRVAMAKTVNAYFEREKKKKKDSELAQKENETNFQMETSSGDAVSEIYDTVSGVDDTVSAIYDSVSGIDDSMSAIEQYQNYMMEEEESQYGFDEDEFEDYYDAE, via the coding sequence ATGGTAGACTCATCTAGTTCTTCTGGAAGCGAAACTAAATTCAGTAAGGTGCAAACAAAACAACTACTTTGTATTCAATACCCaggctttattaaaaatgtcgACAAGATGTTGGAAACGATCGGTGGGGAAGAAAAACTATCGAAAACTTATTACAGTACAAAGTGTCGCCTACAGTTGACATACCGTCCTGAAGATTTGAACTCTCACCACGTGTGCGGCGACCTGATCCCATGTACCGGTGTGTTAATGAAAGTCCGACGCAGGAAGAAGCCGGGTACTGATGAGTACGAGTTTCAACAAGAGATTGTTGGTGTGGTAAAGGAAAGATACGAATTCAAAACGCTAATGGACTACCAATATCTTACTCCTAAGCCGATGTGGAACTATTACAAATCGTTACATGGGTGCGAGTTGGGTCAGCAGAATTTCCCTCCTTACCTAGCCCCGCCTACGTTTGGTCGCATTGACACTTGCGGTTCGTACAACTACCGCCCTGATCCCCTCGGTATCAGCACACAATCACTAACAGGAAATATTACTGAAGATTTTCGGAACAATACTGACGAAGGGACGGGCTATGCAAGAAAGCGTCGTCAAGCGGAATCCATGGCAGCTTTGTTTGATATCAATACAGTACCACTAGCGCCTACTAAGAACGCCTCCGTTATGTTAGAAAAACTGAAAAACAGCCCGGATTGTTGTGCTGTCGATAAAGCGAAAGAGTTATTTGATGCGAGACCAATTTGGTCTAAGTTATCCGTATCATGTCAGTTGGATGTTAGCAACGAACATTTAAAGAAGATTATACAGTTTTACGGTTTTTATTGGTTAAGCGGTCCTTGGCGCACGATGTGGTGTCGAATGGGATACGATCCAAGAAACGACCCAAAGGCAAAAATATATCAAATGTTAGATTTTCGTGTACGAGATTCGAAAGAATCGAAGAGAAGTTATAAAATGTTGGTACCTCGACGTAGCTATAAGAATTACATTCCAAGGAATTTGCAATCGCGCAACTTGTCGTTGGGATCCTCTGTACTCGCGGTTGCTGAACAGCCGGCAGACGATGCAAACATCGACAAAGAACCGTATGTTTTTTCGCCGAACAAAATGTTGTCGTCTCGCAACATGATGTTTCAGCTCTGCGACATACACGACGAAGAAGTGCAAAAAATTATCCATGAAAACGACGGTCTGGAAACATGCGATGAGAAGGAGGGCTGGTTTCCACCTGGTACGATGAATCGAATTCGTGTGGCAATGGCAAAAACAGTGAACGCTTACTttgaaagagaaaagaaaaagaaaaaagattcaGAATTAGCACAGAAAGAAAACGAAACTAACTTTCAAATGGAAACTTCCTCTGGCGATGCAGTGTCGGAAATATATGATACAGTGTCGGGAGTTGACGACACGGTGTCGGCAATATATGATTCAGTGTCGGGAATAGACGATTCAATGTCGGCCATTGAGCAATATCAAAACTATATGATGGAAGAAGAAGAATCGCAGTATGGTTTTGATGAAGATGAATTTGAAGACTATTATGATGCTGAATGA
- the LOC130622630 gene encoding 39S ribosomal protein L54, mitochondrial-like has translation MFCRLLFRRCINETNDVLTIFRTSSCRRYSTETSLPTTCPGANYKKDGEEVVLKADCEYPDWLWKLGGPKKDFKDMSPEQDGKSYYRRLRKMTIRHQNLVRKQRKF, from the coding sequence ATGTTTTGTCGGCTTTTATTCCGACGTTGTATAAACGAAACAAACGACGTGCTAACGATATTCAGGACGTCATCGTGTCGGCGTTATTCAACAGAGACTAGTCTCCCAACCACTTGTCCTGGAGCAAACTATAAAAAGGATGGGGAAGAGGTTGTCTTAAAAGCCGACTGCGAGTACCCTGATTGGTTGTGGAAGTTGGGTGGTCCGAAAAAAGACTTTAAGGACATGTCACCGGAGCAGGACGGCAAGTCGTATTACAGACGGTTGAGAAAAATGACGATACGTCACCAAAATCTAGTGCGGAAGCAGAGAAAGTTTTAG